A genomic stretch from Fodinibius salinus includes:
- a CDS encoding BspA family leucine-rich repeat surface protein: MSYKLLFPIVLLGALLMAAGCGSSGSTPQHTLTLSASPGQGGSVAPADSAYDEGTTVTISATANQQWRFDHWEGDYSGTSASASVTMDADKTITAIFAKKQYALTVDTTGQGTVDEQVVSPKPTDYEAGTVVELTANPATGWEFIEWQGAITGSANPQQLTIDDPKQVTAVFGQAAFYLASNGVTIKCENASVGDTGTINGTTYTKRSVGQITPANAPSTCTSGITDMNNLFNGAGSFNGDISHWDVSSVTDMSEMFAFAHAFNGDIGSWDVSSVTDMGSMFVSTDSFNGDLSSWDVSNVQIMGTMFNGADSFNQDIGSWDVSNVTRMGRMFAYASSFNQDISGWDVSSVTNMSTMFEGAVSFNIDLNSWDVSSVTTMRKMFLNASSFNGDLNSWDVSSVTNMSKMFQNAAAFNTDISNWDVSNVTDMSYMFSGASAFNQDIGGWDVSSVTNMIRMFEGADVFNQDLNGWDVSSVISMTGMFQNATAFNGNISSWNTSAVTNIAYMFDGGSSFNQDIGSWDVSSVSTMYSTFKSASSFNQDIGSWDVSSVNNMGFMFNNSSSFNQDLSGWCVSNISSEPNNFSTGSPLTNSNKPQWGTCPSP; this comes from the coding sequence ATGTCTTACAAACTACTATTCCCCATTGTATTGCTGGGTGCCCTGCTTATGGCGGCCGGCTGCGGCTCTTCGGGTTCGACTCCGCAACATACCTTAACGCTCAGTGCCTCTCCCGGCCAGGGCGGCAGCGTAGCCCCGGCCGACAGCGCCTACGATGAGGGCACCACCGTCACCATCAGCGCCACCGCCAACCAACAGTGGCGGTTTGATCACTGGGAAGGGGACTACAGCGGCACCAGCGCTTCGGCATCGGTGACCATGGACGCAGATAAAACCATTACCGCAATCTTTGCCAAAAAACAGTATGCTCTTACCGTGGATACCACCGGACAGGGAACTGTTGATGAACAAGTGGTCTCCCCCAAGCCCACCGATTACGAGGCCGGCACAGTGGTAGAACTGACCGCCAACCCCGCCACCGGCTGGGAATTTATCGAATGGCAAGGGGCGATCACCGGCTCCGCCAATCCCCAGCAGCTCACCATTGACGACCCCAAACAAGTGACGGCCGTATTTGGACAAGCGGCATTTTACCTGGCCTCCAACGGAGTAACTATTAAGTGTGAGAACGCCAGCGTGGGCGATACCGGCACGATCAACGGCACCACCTATACCAAACGAAGTGTCGGACAGATCACCCCAGCCAATGCCCCCTCCACCTGCACCTCCGGCATCACGGATATGAACAATTTGTTTAATGGGGCCGGCTCATTTAACGGAGATATCAGCCATTGGGATGTCTCGTCCGTTACTGATATGAGTGAGATGTTTGCCTTTGCCCATGCCTTTAACGGGGATATTGGCAGCTGGGATGTGAGCAGCGTAACGGATATGGGTAGTATGTTTGTTAGTACTGACTCCTTTAACGGTGATCTCAGCAGCTGGGATGTTTCGAATGTGCAGATTATGGGCACTATGTTTAACGGGGCCGATTCGTTTAACCAAGACATCGGGAGTTGGGATGTCTCCAACGTTACGAGGATGGGAAGAATGTTTGCTTATGCTTCGTCATTTAATCAAGATATAAGCGGTTGGGACGTCTCCAGCGTAACGAATATGAGCACGATGTTTGAAGGCGCTGTTTCGTTTAATATAGACCTCAATAGCTGGGATGTATCCTCTGTAACGACTATGAGAAAAATGTTTTTGAATGCCTCCTCTTTCAATGGAGATTTGAACAGTTGGGATGTGTCCAGTGTGACTAATATGAGTAAGATGTTCCAAAATGCTGCGGCATTTAATACCGATATCAGCAATTGGGATGTTAGTAACGTTACGGACATGAGTTATATGTTTAGTGGTGCCAGCGCCTTTAACCAGGATATTGGCGGTTGGGACGTTTCATCAGTCACCAACATGATCAGAATGTTTGAGGGAGCGGATGTCTTCAACCAGGATCTAAACGGCTGGGATGTCTCATCTGTGATTTCCATGACAGGGATGTTTCAAAATGCCACGGCCTTTAACGGGAATATCAGCAGTTGGAATACTTCAGCAGTAACTAATATAGCTTATATGTTTGATGGGGGCTCCTCCTTTAACCAAGACATTGGAAGCTGGGATGTATCATCAGTAAGTACCATGTATTCAACCTTTAAGAGCGCGAGCTCTTTCAATCAGGACATTGGAAGCTGGGATGTTTCTTCGGTAAACAATATGGGTTTTATGTTTAATAACAGCAGTTCCTTTAATCAAGACCTTAGCGGATGGTGCGTATCCAATATTTCTTCAGAGCCTAATAACTTTTCAACGGGTAGTCCGCTTACAAACAGCAATAAGCCGCAGTGGGGAACGTGCCCCAGTCCGTAG
- a CDS encoding isocitrate/isopropylmalate dehydrogenase family protein, translating into MHDIVLIPGDGIGPEITESVTTILDKAGADINWIRCTAGLNAQEELGNPLPDETIDAIEKYRIALKGPLTTPVGAGFRSVNVAMRKKFDLHSNIRPAKTLPHIHSRYEDVDLVMFRENTEGLYIGKEKWVKEDSHAESIAVVTRDASEKVIRSAFEYAKKKNRNKVTLVHKANILKYTCGLFMEVGEEVAQDYPDIEYEDLIVDNMAMQMVLNPKQFDVIVTTNLFGDILSDLSSGLVGGLGLTGAANIGDDAAIFEAVHGSAPDIAGQNIANPVAFLLSALMLLEHLDENNLADRIRQAVYYTLENKSVCTPDIDGSGSTTKFTEAVCSNL; encoded by the coding sequence ATGCATGACATTGTTTTAATACCGGGCGACGGTATCGGTCCTGAAATCACTGAATCTGTGACTACTATTCTTGACAAGGCCGGGGCCGACATTAACTGGATTCGATGCACAGCTGGGCTCAATGCCCAAGAAGAGTTGGGAAATCCCCTGCCTGATGAAACTATTGATGCAATTGAAAAATACCGCATTGCACTCAAAGGTCCGTTAACCACTCCTGTTGGTGCCGGATTTCGTTCAGTGAATGTAGCTATGCGTAAAAAGTTTGATCTGCACAGCAATATTCGTCCCGCCAAAACACTGCCGCATATCCACAGCCGGTACGAAGATGTTGACCTTGTCATGTTCCGTGAAAATACTGAAGGATTGTATATTGGCAAGGAAAAATGGGTTAAAGAAGATAGCCACGCCGAGAGCATTGCCGTTGTTACTCGTGATGCCAGCGAAAAAGTTATCCGATCGGCCTTTGAGTATGCCAAGAAGAAAAATCGCAACAAAGTTACGCTTGTCCATAAAGCTAACATCCTAAAATATACCTGCGGCTTATTTATGGAAGTGGGCGAAGAGGTTGCACAGGATTATCCCGATATTGAATATGAAGATCTCATTGTGGACAATATGGCAATGCAGATGGTACTCAATCCCAAACAATTCGATGTTATTGTCACTACGAATCTCTTTGGGGATATCCTTTCAGATCTTTCATCTGGTCTAGTTGGCGGACTCGGACTGACCGGAGCTGCAAATATCGGGGATGATGCCGCTATATTTGAAGCCGTACATGGATCAGCACCTGATATTGCCGGACAGAATATAGCAAATCCTGTTGCCTTTCTACTTTCGGCACTAATGTTGCTAGAACACCTCGATGAAAATAACCTGGCCGATCGAATCCGCCAAGCAGTATATTATACTCTCGAGAATAAATCAGTTTGCACACCTGACATTGACGGTAGTGGATCTACTACCAAATTCACTGAAGCCGTTTGCAGTAATCTATAG
- a CDS encoding zinc-dependent alcohol dehydrogenase family protein gives MQAMLLEEQGDPLQPTTLPKPSPGDQQVRIKVEVCGVCRTDLHILDGDLNQPNLPLIPGHQIVGTVDKVGTNTSNFTVGDKVGVPWLGYTCQQCEFCSSGKENLCNNAEFTGYTQNGGFAEYAVADSRFCFPIPDHYPATQAAPLLCAGLIGYRSLRKTDNAHTLGFYGFGSAAHILIQVASHQNKEVLAFTRPGDDETQQFARSLGASWAGSSETMPPKKLDAAIIFAPVGKLVPQALKSIKKGGKVICAGIHMSDIPSFPYGDLWEERSIESVANLTRQDGIDFMQLAPKIPVRSHVTTYPLSDANRALNNLRNGDFDGSAVLEVSSEGINDH, from the coding sequence ATGCAAGCAATGCTCTTAGAAGAGCAAGGGGATCCGCTGCAACCCACCACCTTGCCTAAACCATCACCCGGCGACCAACAAGTCAGAATCAAAGTTGAAGTATGCGGAGTTTGTCGCACCGATTTGCACATTCTGGATGGGGACCTTAACCAACCTAACCTACCGCTTATTCCCGGTCATCAAATTGTAGGTACTGTTGATAAGGTTGGTACTAACACATCTAACTTTACTGTTGGCGACAAGGTGGGTGTGCCCTGGCTCGGTTATACCTGTCAACAGTGTGAGTTTTGCTCATCAGGAAAAGAAAATTTGTGCAACAATGCCGAATTCACCGGTTATACCCAAAACGGCGGCTTTGCCGAATATGCTGTGGCCGACAGCCGTTTTTGCTTTCCTATTCCGGATCATTACCCTGCCACCCAGGCCGCTCCGTTGCTCTGCGCCGGTCTCATTGGCTACCGCTCGCTGCGTAAGACAGACAATGCTCATACACTCGGCTTCTATGGATTTGGCTCTGCTGCTCATATCCTTATCCAAGTAGCCTCACACCAAAATAAAGAAGTATTGGCTTTTACGCGGCCCGGTGACGACGAAACACAACAGTTTGCACGGTCACTCGGCGCCAGCTGGGCAGGCAGTTCCGAGACAATGCCTCCCAAAAAACTTGATGCAGCTATTATCTTTGCTCCGGTTGGCAAACTGGTTCCCCAAGCACTTAAATCAATTAAAAAAGGAGGTAAGGTAATTTGTGCCGGCATCCATATGAGTGATATTCCGAGCTTCCCTTACGGTGATCTTTGGGAGGAACGCTCAATTGAATCAGTTGCAAACTTAACGCGCCAAGACGGTATCGATTTTATGCAATTGGCACCAAAAATTCCTGTTCGGTCTCACGTTACCACCTATCCCCTTTCAGATGCTAACCGAGCACTCAACAATCTTAGAAACGGTGATTTTGATGGGTCTGCCGTGCTCGAAGTATCATCCGAGGGAATAAACGACCATTAA
- a CDS encoding DoxX family protein, with protein MLNKRKNNEYRQIGYLILRLGLGIMFILHGYPKMFGGPDMWTEVGASMQYVGIDFAPMFFGFMASVTEFFGGIFLVGGLFFTPTVSFLLIVMIVATAKHIALGDGFASYSHSIELGTVFIALLFIGPGKYSLDQKLQHQRRRRY; from the coding sequence ATGCTAAACAAACGAAAAAACAATGAATACCGCCAGATTGGATATCTAATCCTTCGACTCGGATTGGGCATTATGTTTATTTTACACGGATATCCTAAAATGTTTGGGGGGCCAGATATGTGGACCGAAGTAGGCGCATCGATGCAATATGTAGGAATCGATTTTGCTCCCATGTTTTTTGGATTTATGGCCAGCGTCACCGAATTTTTTGGTGGTATATTTTTAGTTGGCGGACTATTCTTTACACCTACAGTTTCCTTTTTACTGATCGTTATGATTGTTGCCACTGCCAAACATATCGCTCTGGGCGACGGTTTTGCCAGCTATTCTCACAGTATTGAATTAGGGACCGTCTTTATAGCCCTGCTGTTTATTGGTCCCGGCAAATATAGCCTTGACCAAAAACTCCAACATCAACGCAGGCGCCGATACTAG
- a CDS encoding PQQ-dependent sugar dehydrogenase, producing the protein MKRSALVLFCWMLSAAFFCGCSFSQENPQKVVQQLQMPDGFSAHIFAENVPNARQLALGDNGTVYAITDTNGDYKADNVYTIAEELRLPSGIAFNKGSLYVGAVSKILRFDEIGQRLENPPEPVVVTDTYPTDGHHGWKFIDFGPDGKLYVPVGAPCNICDPDNEIYASITRINPDGTEREIVAHGVRNSVGFDWHPKTADLWFTDNGRDWLGDNRPPCELNHLSKVGQHFGYPFKHGNDIWDPKFGEQGKKMEQPFRAPAQELGPHVAPLGMIFYTGKMLPNEYKNQILIAEHGSWNRSEKIGYRITKVSLQDGEVISYRPFIHGWLQDNEAVLGRPVDLLELEDGSILISDDLSGTIYRITYNK; encoded by the coding sequence TTGAAACGCTCTGCCCTCGTCCTTTTCTGCTGGATGCTGAGTGCCGCTTTTTTTTGCGGATGCAGTTTTTCGCAGGAGAATCCTCAAAAGGTAGTCCAGCAATTACAAATGCCTGATGGATTTTCGGCCCACATTTTTGCAGAAAATGTACCCAATGCACGTCAGCTTGCCCTCGGGGATAACGGAACCGTATATGCCATCACGGATACCAACGGCGATTACAAGGCCGATAATGTCTATACCATTGCCGAAGAACTGCGCCTGCCCAGCGGAATTGCCTTTAACAAAGGATCCCTATACGTAGGAGCAGTAAGTAAAATTTTGCGATTTGATGAGATCGGTCAACGTCTTGAAAATCCACCTGAACCGGTTGTTGTAACCGACACCTACCCGACCGACGGTCATCACGGATGGAAGTTCATTGATTTTGGTCCTGATGGCAAGCTTTACGTACCCGTTGGAGCCCCCTGCAACATTTGCGATCCTGATAACGAGATTTATGCCAGCATTACACGTATCAATCCCGATGGAACGGAACGCGAAATTGTGGCTCACGGCGTTCGCAATTCAGTCGGCTTCGACTGGCATCCTAAAACAGCTGACCTCTGGTTTACCGATAATGGCCGCGACTGGCTGGGCGATAACCGTCCGCCGTGTGAGCTAAATCATCTTTCAAAAGTTGGACAGCATTTTGGTTACCCCTTTAAACACGGGAATGATATCTGGGATCCGAAATTTGGTGAGCAAGGCAAAAAAATGGAGCAACCTTTTCGAGCTCCTGCACAAGAATTGGGGCCACACGTAGCACCACTGGGCATGATTTTCTATACCGGAAAGATGCTTCCCAACGAATACAAAAATCAAATTCTGATTGCCGAACACGGAAGTTGGAACAGAAGTGAAAAAATCGGGTATCGTATAACCAAGGTTTCGCTGCAAGATGGAGAAGTTATCTCGTATCGTCCCTTCATTCACGGATGGCTACAAGATAACGAAGCTGTACTTGGCCGACCGGTAGATCTGCTCGAACTCGAAGATGGTTCTATTCTTATCTCTGATGATCTCAGCGGCACCATTTATCGCATAACTTATAACAAATAA
- a CDS encoding FAD-binding domain-containing protein, which produces MAISILWFRNNLRLHDKKEEYVGHWLTELGDVPQEFIHQPHTMAMEQQKLAGIEIGSDYPEPMIDLEASYKEIRNRD; this is translated from the coding sequence ATGGCCATTTCTATTCTTTGGTTCCGAAATAATCTGCGATTGCATGATAAAAAAGAGGAGTATGTTGGCCACTGGTTGACCGAGCTTGGGGACGTGCCGCAAGAATTTATCCATCAGCCGCATACCATGGCAATGGAGCAGCAGAAGTTGGCTGGCATTGAAATTGGCAGTGATTATCCCGAGCCGATGATCGATTTGGAAGCGTCGTACAAAGAAATCAGAAATCGAGATTGA
- a CDS encoding DUF3253 domain-containing protein → MLDQELRTVIMELIRERGSKKTICPSEVARAFASDNWRELMDDVRAVARNLHQKWRVQIEKDGKSVDPDNVSGPIRLRLREDSDE, encoded by the coding sequence ATGTTGGACCAAGAGTTACGAACAGTTATTATGGAGTTGATTCGTGAGCGTGGATCAAAGAAAACGATCTGCCCCTCCGAAGTGGCACGTGCATTCGCATCCGATAATTGGCGTGAGTTGATGGATGATGTAAGGGCAGTTGCCCGTAATTTACATCAGAAATGGAGAGTACAGATTGAAAAGGATGGAAAATCAGTAGATCCGGATAACGTTTCGGGTCCTATTCGCTTGCGTTTGCGGGAGGATTCGGATGAATAA
- a CDS encoding cryptochrome/deoxyribodipyrimidine photo-lyase family protein, with protein MNNRQTIDVVWFKRDLRLSDHVPLKHAIESPRPVLLLYIFEPSLFESDHYGNRHGRFVWESLCDMRDQLEPYDADIVTVYDEVIPFFEKLSKIYNIHTAYSHEETGINLTFERDKDFARFCDRYGIRWEESPTNAVFRGLMHRDGWRDRWKERAKRELHAPDLTALNAIGISSDQWNEFKLKPIPQSFKTPNLLFQQGGEANAWRCLEDFVYERGRRYNDLISKPAGSRYGCSRLSPFLTWGNLSLQQAYQFLWDQYEELDHQWPLRSFGSRLKWHCHFIQKFEAEPRIEFENLNRGYNDIRTERNEEFIEAWEAGETGFPLVDACMRAVKQTGYINFRMRAMLVSVLTHHLWQPWQAGAQFLGRQFLDFEPGIHYSQFQMQAGTMGVNSVRIYNPVKQGYDHDADGNFIRQWVPELRPVPVELIHEPWQMSPMEQQMYGVKLGSEYPERLVDHKVAYNKANETLWSKKNDPKVKRENERILQKHVKTRS; from the coding sequence ATGAATAATCGCCAGACTATTGATGTGGTATGGTTTAAACGCGATTTGCGTCTGAGTGATCATGTACCGCTTAAACACGCTATCGAATCGCCACGTCCGGTGTTACTGCTCTATATTTTTGAGCCATCCCTTTTTGAATCAGATCATTACGGCAATCGGCATGGGCGTTTTGTATGGGAGTCACTTTGTGACATGCGTGATCAGCTTGAACCATACGATGCTGATATTGTTACTGTATATGATGAGGTTATCCCATTCTTTGAAAAACTATCGAAAATATACAATATCCACACAGCGTATAGTCACGAAGAAACCGGCATTAATCTGACTTTTGAGCGGGATAAGGATTTTGCTCGGTTTTGTGATCGTTATGGTATCCGGTGGGAGGAGTCGCCTACGAATGCGGTATTTCGGGGCCTTATGCATCGCGATGGCTGGCGGGATCGGTGGAAAGAACGTGCCAAAAGGGAATTACATGCACCAGATCTTACGGCCTTGAATGCGATTGGAATCTCATCGGATCAGTGGAATGAGTTTAAGTTGAAGCCAATTCCACAGTCATTTAAAACACCGAACTTGTTATTTCAGCAAGGTGGCGAAGCGAATGCGTGGCGCTGTCTTGAAGATTTTGTGTATGAACGGGGAAGACGCTACAACGATTTAATTTCAAAACCGGCCGGCAGTCGCTATGGATGTAGTCGCCTTTCGCCGTTTTTAACCTGGGGTAATTTGTCTTTGCAGCAAGCTTATCAATTTTTGTGGGATCAGTATGAAGAGCTGGATCACCAATGGCCGTTACGAAGTTTTGGGTCACGCTTGAAGTGGCATTGTCATTTTATTCAAAAGTTTGAAGCTGAGCCCCGCATTGAATTTGAGAATTTAAATCGTGGATACAATGACATCCGAACAGAACGAAATGAAGAATTTATTGAGGCTTGGGAAGCAGGTGAGACAGGCTTTCCGCTTGTTGACGCCTGCATGCGGGCGGTCAAACAAACGGGCTATATTAATTTTCGGATGCGGGCTATGTTGGTATCGGTTTTAACGCATCACCTGTGGCAGCCTTGGCAGGCGGGAGCACAGTTTTTAGGTCGGCAGTTCCTGGATTTTGAGCCTGGAATCCATTATTCACAGTTTCAGATGCAAGCCGGAACGATGGGCGTAAATAGTGTGCGAATTTATAATCCTGTGAAACAGGGGTATGACCATGATGCCGATGGAAATTTTATTCGACAGTGGGTACCAGAACTGCGACCGGTGCCTGTCGAGCTGATCCATGAGCCGTGGCAGATGAGTCCGATGGAACAGCAGATGTATGGCGTTAAGTTGGGCAGTGAATATCCGGAGCGATTAGTAGATCATAAGGTTGCATACAATAAGGCTAATGAAACGCTTTGGTCAAAGAAAAATGATCCAAAAGTAAAAAGAGAAAATGAGCGGATTCTCCAGAAACATGTGAAGACAAGGAGTTAG
- a CDS encoding DJ-1/PfpI family protein: MDGKKLLMLVGDFGEDYEIMVPFQALQMVGHTVHAVCPGKSEGESVKTAIHDFEGDQTYTEKPGHNFTLNATFDEANPANYDALVVAGGRAPEYLRREDGVLDMVRHFFDEDKPVAAICHGLQILSAADVIQGKTLTAYPACGPEMEAADANYKDVQPTEVVVDGNLVTSPAWPGHPKWLSAFLDVLGTKISHHEKPTA; the protein is encoded by the coding sequence ATGGATGGAAAAAAACTTTTAATGCTGGTTGGTGATTTTGGAGAAGATTACGAAATCATGGTGCCCTTTCAGGCACTGCAAATGGTAGGCCATACTGTTCATGCGGTTTGTCCGGGGAAATCAGAAGGCGAATCGGTAAAAACTGCGATCCACGATTTTGAAGGAGATCAGACCTACACCGAAAAGCCGGGTCATAATTTTACCCTCAACGCAACATTTGATGAGGCAAATCCGGCAAATTACGATGCACTCGTTGTAGCCGGCGGACGTGCCCCCGAATATCTTCGTCGCGAAGATGGAGTATTGGATATGGTTCGTCACTTCTTCGATGAGGATAAACCAGTAGCAGCAATTTGTCACGGCCTGCAAATTCTTTCTGCCGCCGATGTAATCCAAGGCAAAACATTAACGGCCTACCCTGCTTGCGGTCCTGAAATGGAAGCAGCAGACGCTAATTACAAAGATGTTCAGCCTACTGAAGTGGTGGTTGATGGCAACTTGGTAACCTCTCCTGCCTGGCCCGGACATCCCAAATGGTTGTCTGCATTTTTGGATGTGCTGGGTACCAAAATTTCTCATCACGAGAAACCAACGGCTTAA
- a CDS encoding NUDIX domain-containing protein yields the protein MSNKSAGILLFKRKPHLHVLLAHPGGPYWWDKDEGAWSIPKGEVEENEELLEAAKREFDEELGFIPDGDYIELGSIQQKGGKTVHGWAVEYQIPDDFIFVPNEFELEWPPESGQKETFPEIDRIEYFGLFEARKKINTKQRTFLNRLLDKCT from the coding sequence TTGTCTAACAAAAGCGCCGGTATCCTTCTTTTTAAACGTAAACCGCACCTGCATGTATTACTTGCCCACCCAGGCGGTCCTTATTGGTGGGATAAAGACGAAGGCGCCTGGTCTATTCCCAAAGGAGAAGTAGAAGAAAACGAAGAACTACTAGAGGCAGCCAAACGTGAGTTTGATGAAGAACTGGGTTTTATACCCGATGGAGATTACATCGAACTGGGATCCATCCAGCAAAAAGGCGGAAAAACCGTACACGGCTGGGCAGTAGAATACCAAATCCCGGATGACTTTATTTTTGTCCCTAACGAGTTTGAGCTCGAATGGCCACCCGAATCGGGACAAAAAGAAACCTTCCCCGAAATCGACCGTATCGAATATTTTGGCCTTTTTGAGGCACGTAAGAAAATAAATACCAAGCAACGGACTTTCTTGAATCGATTGTTGGATAAATGCACCTAG
- a CDS encoding SDR family NAD(P)-dependent oxidoreductase translates to MSKKIAIIGATSGIGRALARELHSRGHHIGATGRRIERLEELKQELERHISVTYMDVTNHENAINQLEQLKQKMGGIDTIVLNAGISNYQKAVGREGDLQIIDVNIRGFANLTAYSFSMFYKQGHGHIVGISSVASLFGWGLSAPYSASKAFVNTYLQGYRQKANHSDADIAVSTILPGFVKSEMTDGKKGMFWIAETEEAATQIADAIRRKKNWSYVPKRWRLVSWLIKLIPNWVWDRL, encoded by the coding sequence ATGAGTAAAAAGATCGCTATCATTGGCGCAACATCGGGCATTGGCCGCGCCTTGGCACGAGAACTGCATTCTAGGGGACACCACATAGGCGCCACCGGCAGACGAATAGAACGGCTCGAAGAACTTAAACAGGAACTTGAGCGGCACATATCTGTCACATATATGGATGTGACGAACCACGAAAATGCTATTAATCAACTGGAACAGCTTAAGCAAAAGATGGGCGGTATTGATACTATTGTGCTGAATGCCGGTATCTCAAATTATCAAAAAGCGGTGGGGCGCGAAGGTGATCTGCAAATTATAGATGTTAATATTCGCGGATTTGCGAACCTAACGGCGTACAGTTTTTCAATGTTCTACAAACAGGGCCACGGACATATTGTGGGCATTTCGTCGGTAGCCTCTCTTTTTGGATGGGGATTAAGTGCTCCTTACAGTGCGTCAAAGGCTTTTGTAAATACCTACCTCCAAGGATACCGTCAAAAGGCTAATCATTCTGATGCCGATATTGCTGTAAGCACAATTTTGCCCGGCTTTGTAAAGTCTGAGATGACCGACGGCAAAAAGGGTATGTTTTGGATAGCTGAAACAGAAGAAGCCGCTACTCAGATAGCAGATGCCATCCGTCGTAAAAAAAATTGGTCCTATGTACCTAAAAGATGGCGATTGGTAAGCTGGTTGATTAAGCTTATCCCCAACTGGGTGTGGGATCGGCTTTGA
- a CDS encoding cobalamin-binding protein, producing the protein MRIVSLLPSTTEIISALGKQNQLVGRSHECDFPNGISSLPACTESKFNADGNSYEIDQRIKALLQEGLSIYRVDENQLADLDPDIIVTQDHCEVCAASVDDVKQAVRNRLGKEVKIISVSPTNLFEVVDSIRTIADAIGARKEAEKLTAQMKSELKGIQEAVTNFYHPEVLALEWMDPLMAAGNWIPELIQLAGGYPVGAQSGQHSPSLGWQKVQKMDPPIITITPCGYSIEQTLSEISILTGRKGWDQLSAVKNKQVFVMDGNHFFNRPGPRLVDSTQILAEILHPAKFRNGNNHSGWINLYKHQFQQDIL; encoded by the coding sequence ATGCGCATTGTCTCTCTTTTACCAAGTACAACCGAAATTATTTCTGCTCTCGGTAAACAGAACCAACTTGTGGGGCGATCACACGAATGTGACTTCCCCAATGGGATCTCATCTTTACCTGCCTGTACCGAATCAAAATTCAATGCCGACGGCAACAGTTACGAAATTGATCAACGGATAAAGGCATTGCTGCAAGAAGGACTATCGATCTATCGCGTTGATGAAAACCAACTTGCAGATCTGGATCCTGATATTATTGTAACACAAGATCACTGTGAGGTTTGTGCCGCCTCAGTTGATGATGTAAAACAAGCCGTTCGTAACCGTCTGGGAAAGGAGGTGAAGATCATTTCTGTTTCTCCTACGAACTTATTTGAAGTGGTGGACTCTATTAGGACCATTGCTGATGCTATTGGCGCCCGTAAAGAAGCAGAAAAACTAACAGCACAAATGAAGTCAGAACTAAAGGGCATACAGGAAGCTGTAACCAATTTCTATCATCCCGAGGTATTGGCCCTTGAATGGATGGATCCACTGATGGCGGCGGGCAACTGGATCCCTGAGCTCATCCAGCTGGCAGGGGGCTATCCTGTAGGTGCCCAATCAGGCCAACATTCTCCCTCGTTGGGATGGCAAAAAGTTCAGAAAATGGATCCGCCAATTATTACTATTACTCCCTGCGGGTATTCCATTGAGCAGACACTTTCTGAAATTTCTATACTTACCGGTCGCAAGGGATGGGATCAACTATCGGCTGTAAAAAATAAGCAAGTTTTTGTAATGGACGGGAATCACTTTTTTAATCGTCCCGGCCCAAGACTGGTCGACTCAACTCAAATTCTTGCAGAAATTCTGCATCCGGCGAAATTTCGAAATGGTAATAACCATTCCGGCTGGATCAACCTTTATAAGCATCAATTTCAGCAAGACATATTATAA